In Candidatus Methylomirabilota bacterium, the DNA window TCGGTGAGCTTCGGCAGCAGCTCGAACAGGTCCCCGACCACACCGTAGTTGGCCACCTTGAAGATGGGCGCGTCGGCGTCCTTGTTGATCGCCACGATGTACCTGGACGACGACATCCCGGCCAGGTGCTGGATGGCCCCGCTGATCCCACAGGCGACGTAGAGCGTGGGCGAGACGGTCTTGCCCGTCTGCCCCACCTGATACTGGTGATCGACCCAGCCCGCGTCCACGACCGCACGCGACGCGCCCACCGCCGCCCCCAACGCGGCGGCGAGGCTTTCGACCAGGTGGAAGTTCTCCGGTCCCTTCAGGCCCCGACCGCCGGACACGATGATCTGCGCCTCGGTCAGCTCCACCTTGCCCGAAGCGGTGGCATGGACGGCCGTGACTTTCGCCCGCGCCGACGTGTCCACCGTCTCCTTCTTCACCTCCGCTTTGCGGGCCGTATCCGCCGGGCCCACCGGGAAGACGTTGGGACGGAGGGTGGCCATCTGTGGTTCGCCTTCCCAGCGAACCGTGGCGTAGGCCTTGCCCGCGTACATGGGCCGGCGCGCTTCGAGCCGGCCGTCCTTCACGGTCAGGGCGACGCAGTCCGACACGAGGCCGGCTCCGACCCGCGCGGCGACGCGCGGAGCGAGGTCCCGGCCCATCGCCGTGTAGGGCACGAGTACGACGGCGGGCTTCTCGGCGGCGACGACCTGGGCCACCGCGCGCGCGTAGGGCTCGGTCGCATAGGCGCCCAGCTCGGCCTGGTCGAAGACCTGGATCACGTCGGCGCCGTGCGTACCCAGCTCCGAGGCGAGGCCCTCGATCCCGGAACCGACGAGGACGGCGTGGATGGAGGCCTTGAGCGGCTCGGCCAGGCGGCGCGCTTCGGAGACGGCCTCGAGCGATGGCCGCCGCAGCTTCCCGTCGCGGTGCTCGGCATAGGTGACGATCGCGCCCATCAGATGACCTTTGCCTCCTCGTGCAGCAACCGCAGCAGCTCCTGGACCTGCGTGTCGGCGTCACCCTCGATCATCTTCACCGCCGAGCGCGAAGGCGGCAGCTCGAGCGCCACCACCTTCGTCTTGGGCGCGAGTTGCTCCGCGGTGAGGCCGAGATCGGCGGCCCCCTTGGTCTCGATCAGCTTCTTCTTGGCGGCCATGATGCCCTTGAGGCTCGCGTACCGGGGCTCATTGAGGCCCTTCTGCGCCGAGAGCACCGCCGGCAGCGTCACGTCCCAGGTCTCATGGGCGCCCTCGATCTCGCGCTCGACGGTGGCCTTGCCGTCCTGGATCTCCACCTTCACGACGGTCGTCACCTGCGGCAGGTCGAGGATCTCCGCTACCAGGCCCGGCACCTGCGCGTTGTCGCCCCCCACGCCCTGCTGGCCCATGAAGATCAGGTCGGGCGCCATGGGCTTGAGGGCGGTGGCCAGGGCCCACGCCGTGCCCAGGGTGTCCGTCTGGTCGAACAGCGGGTCCTTCAGGTGGAGGGCGGAATCGGCGCCCATGGCGAGGCCGCTGCGCAGCGCGGACTGAACGCGGTCGGGGCCGAGGCTGACGAGCACGACCTCGCCGCCCTTGGCCTCCTTGATCTTCAGCGCTTCCTCGATGGCGAACTCGTCATAGGGAGAGACGATCCAGTTGACGTCGCTCTCCAGGATGCTCTGGCCGTCGGGGGCGATGCGGATGCGGGTCTCGGTATCCGGCACCTGCTTGATGCAAACCGCGATTTTCATGAATCAGTGGTCCTAGCCCTGGTAACGGCGGAAGAGCAGCGCGCCGTTGGTGCCGCCGAAGCCGAAGGAGTTGGAGAGCGCGTAGTTCACGTCGGCCT includes these proteins:
- a CDS encoding electron transfer flavoprotein subunit beta/FixA family protein — encoded protein: MKIAVCIKQVPDTETRIRIAPDGQSILESDVNWIVSPYDEFAIEEALKIKEAKGGEVVLVSLGPDRVQSALRSGLAMGADSALHLKDPLFDQTDTLGTAWALATALKPMAPDLIFMGQQGVGGDNAQVPGLVAEILDLPQVTTVVKVEIQDGKATVEREIEGAHETWDVTLPAVLSAQKGLNEPRYASLKGIMAAKKKLIETKGAADLGLTAEQLAPKTKVVALELPPSRSAVKMIEGDADTQVQELLRLLHEEAKVI
- a CDS encoding electron transfer flavoprotein subunit alpha/FixB family protein, which produces MGAIVTYAEHRDGKLRRPSLEAVSEARRLAEPLKASIHAVLVGSGIEGLASELGTHGADVIQVFDQAELGAYATEPYARAVAQVVAAEKPAVVLVPYTAMGRDLAPRVAARVGAGLVSDCVALTVKDGRLEARRPMYAGKAYATVRWEGEPQMATLRPNVFPVGPADTARKAEVKKETVDTSARAKVTAVHATASGKVELTEAQIIVSGGRGLKGPENFHLVESLAAALGAAVGASRAVVDAGWVDHQYQVGQTGKTVSPTLYVACGISGAIQHLAGMSSSRYIVAINKDADAPIFKVANYGVVGDLFELLPKLT